A stretch of DNA from Desulfovibrio desulfuricans DSM 642:
CCGCCGATTCCGTCTTGTTGACGTGCTGGCCGCCAGCGCCGGAAGCCCGGTAAATATCAATGCGCAGGTCTTCGGGGCGGATTTCCACGTCCACTTCTTCCGCTTCGGGCATAACGGCCACTGTGGCGGCAGAGGTGTGGATGCGTCCCTGGGCTTCTGTGGCGGGCACGCGCTGCACACGGTGGGTGCCAGCCTCGAACTTGAGGCGGCTGTACACCTTGTTGCCGCTGATAAGGCAGATAACTTCCTTGAGGCCGCCCGACTCAGAGGGCGATTCGCTCATGAGTTCCACCTTCCAGCCCTTTACTTCGGCATAGCGCGAATACATGCGGAACAGATCGGCGGCAAACAGGGCCGCTTCTTCGCCGCCAGTACCGGCGCGGATTTCAAGAATGGTGTTCTTTTCGTCCAGCGGATCCTTGGGCAGCAGCATGAGCTTGAGCTCCTGCTCCACCTCGGGCAATTCCTTTTCAATGCGACGCAGGTCTTCATGGGCAAGCTCGCGCATTTCCGGATCTTCATCGCGCAGCAGCAGCTTGTTTTCGGCCTGCTCCTGCAACAGCGCCTTGTGACGGCGGTACATTCCCACAATGTCGCGCAGATCGGCATGGGCCTTGGTGAGCTTGCGGTAGTGTTCCTGATCGTTGAACACGTCCGGCTCAGCCAGGGAATGCTCCAGCTCCATGAATTTCTTTTCCAGACCTTCCAATTTGGCGAACATAGGTGTCTCCAACACGCTGTGGGCGGAAAAAACGGAAATCGGGCGCGCAGCCATGCCGCAAGCAGCATGCCAGGCAACAGGCCCATGTACAGCATCTGCCGCAAAGGCGGCAGAAAAAGACGGCAATAAGCGCTATTCCGTGGTGTAGGCTACGGTGCGCACCTTCGCGCCATCATCCGGGCCAAGGGCTTCACGCAGGGCCACCACGGCCACCTCAAGCTGGCTTTCGTCAGGCTCGTAGGTGGTGAGCCGCTGGAGGGCCAGCCCCGGCGCGCGCAGCACCGTTGCCAAAAGCCCTTCGGGCAGTTTGGCAGCGTAGCGTATAAGCTCATAGGCCAACGCGCTGATGGGCACCATCAGCAGCAGCTTGACGCCAATTGTGAGGGCATGCTTGGCAACCTCGCCCTGCGGCGTGTAAATGCTCAGCATCAGGGGAACCAGCACCGCATGCAGCAATATGGAAATGCTGATGACAAACAGCAAAAACGTGGTTCCGCAGCGCGGATGCAGGCGGCTTTTGCCCATGGCGGCGGCAGCATCCACATCCCCCCCAGCTTCGTAGGCGTGGATGGTTTTGTGTTCTGCCCCGTGATACTGAAAAACACGGCGAATATCAGGCACATACGAAATTGCCTTGATATACCCCATGAAGATGCAGCACTTGAAAAAGCCGTCCCAGAGGTGGAACGAAAGCCCTTCCACATCGCCGCCAAGCCGCGCCCAGAGCATCACCAGCGAGAGCAGGTGCGGCACAACCACAAAAAGGCCCACTGCCATCAGCAGGGCCAGAATCAGCGTAAGCACCAGATGCCAGCCGGAGATTTCCTCCTGCTCGCTCTGGGCCACAGCTTCAACCGAGCGGTTGAGAGCCTTGATGCCGTTGACCAGCGTTTCCAGCAGCACAGGGAAGCCCCGCACAAAGGGCTTTTTGAGCCAGGGGCTGCGGGTAAGCGAAAACCACGGACAGCGCATGGCACGAATGACGCCGTCGGTCTGGCGAACAGCCAGTCCGTAGACATCACCGTGACGCATCATCACGCCTTCCATGACGGCCTGCCCGCCCACCGGGGCGCATTCCGCATTCAAAAGAGCGAGGGCAAGCTGCAACACACCGCTCGCGCGCTTTGCGCGCGGGGCGATTTGCTGCGAGCCTGCCCACCGCGAACTTTCGGGCGTCATGCCAGTGCTGGAGTCCCGGTAAAGGCCCGACCCAAGCTTACTACTGATCAAACTTGGCGTACTTCTTGCGGAAGCGGTCAATACGACCAGCGGTATCAAGAAAGCGCTGCTTGCCGGTGAAGAAAGGATGGCAAGCGGAGCAAACTTCCACGCTAACCTGTTCGCCCTTGGTGGAGAGCACATGCTCTTCATTGCCGCAGGCGCAGGTGATGGTGGCGTTGAACACTTTGGGATGGATATCATTTTTCATGGCAGCTACCTCGTGAACGCGGCATAATCCAGCTTTTACAGCAATTCGGACGCCCGCGCGTTTTACCCTTGGCGCGGCGCAGTACCGCACAAGGGCAAGCTATATAGCCCTCTTTTGCGGCTTTGGCAAGTCCGCCGGACGGGGTTGAGCATAAAATGGCTTTACAGCCTCTTGCGATGGGCCTGCCGCAAGCCTTTTGACTGCCCCTTACGGGGCAGGCTTGGGGCAGTCTTGTGGTTGATGCGGCAAGCAGCTATAAGACCCCCATGCCTAAATCACCCAGACAACGCGCCGACCAGCTTGTATTTGAGCAGGGCCTTGCGGAAAGCCGCGAACAGGCCCGCCGCCTTATCATGGCGGGCAAAATCATCCTTGAGCAGACAGTTCCCGGCGCGCCGCCGCAGGTTGTGCCCAAGCCGGGGCATCCTTTTGCCGCGGACACGGTTTTTGCCCTGCTGGAGCCGGAACGCTACGTGAGCCGTGGCGCTTACAAGCTTTTGACCATCCTCGAGCATTTCACGCTGGACGTGACCGGCTTTGTGTGTCTGGACGCGGGCGCTTCCACCGGCGGCTTTACGGACTGCCTGCTGCAAAGGGGGGCCAAACGCGTCTATGCCGTGGATGTGGGCAAAAACCAGTTGCACGAACGCCTGCGCGCCGATGATCGCGTAGTGAACCTTGAAGGCGTCAACCTGCGCCATGCGGAGCAGAGCCTTATCCCCGAGATGGTTGATCTGGTGGTCGCGGACGTTTCCTTTATTTCGCTCACCCTCGTGCTGCCCTCGTGCATGCCCTGGCTCAAACCCGGCGGCATGCTCGCCACGCTCATCAAACCCCAGTTTGAGCTTGGCCCCGGCGAAACCGTCAAGGGCGTGGTGCGCGATGAGGCCGCCCGCCAGCGTGCGGTGGACAAAATTCTGCTCTTCACCCAGGCCAATCTGGGCCTTGCCTGTCAGGGTGTGCTGCCCGCAGCCATCAAGGGGCCCAAGGGCAATCAGGAATACATGGCCCTGTTTGCGCGGCAAGGTCAGGCAAACGCTTAAAGCCGCCTACTCCTCACGATCAGATTCGTTTGCATCCGCCGCATCGGCATCCCCAGCGCTGCTCTGGACAGGCGCGGCAGCGGTCTTTTTTTCCGCAGGCGTAAACAGCCGCCCGCGCTGCACGGCCTTTTTGCCAAAGCGGCTGCGCAGATCGTCCAGCGCGGCATCAAGTTTTTGCCTTCTGGCCTCGACCTGCGGGTCCAGCCCCTGCGTTGCGGGCTTGACCGCGCCCGGCAAGACCAGTTGCGCCACAGGCGCGTCAAAACCTGAAACCCCAAGGCCGATAAGCCGCACAGGCTGCGGCAGGGGCAGCTCGCGCAGCAGGGCGCAGCCCACCTCAAAAATGGTTTCCGTGGCGTTTATGCCCTCCGGCAGGGTGCGCGATCGGGTAACCTGCCTGAAATCCGTATACTTGACCTTGAGCGTCACCGTGCGGCCCCTGTAGCCATGCCGCCGTAGCGAGGCACCCACGCGCTCTGCATGGGCCAGCAACATGCGCTGCAAAAAATCCCGGTCGCGCGTGTCCTCATTAAAGGTGCATTCGGCGCTTTCGCTCTTGGCGGCGCGCTCGGTTTCTATGCCGCGCGGGTCGCGCCCGTGCACGCGCTCATACAGCACACCGCCCCACTTGCCGTATTTGCGCAGCATGAAATCCAGACTGTAGCGGCGCAACTGCCCCACCGTTCTCACGCCCAGACCTTGCAGACTCTCAACCATGCGCTTGCCCACGCCGGGAATCTTGCCCACGGGCAGGGTCGCCAGAAAGGCGTCCACTTCTTCGGGACGCAGGATAAAGATGCCATCGGGCTTGTTGATGTCTGAACATATCTTGGCAAGGAATTTCACCGGCGCGGCCCCGGCGGAACAGGTGAGTCCGCCTGTGGCCTCACGCACACGCTCCTTGATGCGCAAGAGCAGCTCTTCCAGCGAGCCGAACAGACGTTCAAGGCCTGTGGCATCCACGTAGGCCTCATCCACACTGGCCTGTTCCACAAGAGGCGAAAACTCGCCAAGGGCCGCCATGACCGCCCGCGAAAGCTCGGCATAGCGCGCGTATCGCCCACGCACCACAATGGCCTGCGGGCAAAGCCTGCGCGCCGTTGCCATGGGCATGGCCGAATGCACCCCAAAAATGCGCGCCTCGTAAGAACAGGTGGAAACCACGCCCCTCTGCTCGCCGCCCACAATAACGGGCTTGCCGCGCAGGGACGGGTCGTCCATCTGCTCTACCGATGCAAAAAAGGCATCCATGTCGATATGGATAATCATGACAACATTCCGGGCGCTGGCTTCACTGCGGTGTAAGGCGGTGAAGATGATTGAAGTCTTGTGATTTTTCTTTGCGATGCACGTTAATACACTACAATTTCGGCGTAATTTTTTCTCTATCAAAGATTTACGTTTAAAAAGATGGCTTTTGTCCTTTAACAAGGAAAAGGCCCGTTTCAGGACAGCAACCAACAGTAACGGCAGTCGCGGTTCACACAAGAGAAATTTTGCTCTCCGGCAAGGAAGAACGTTTTTTTGCGCAAGGAGTGTACAAAAAAGGTACTCGACTGAAGCTAAAAAACGTTCTGACGCAGCCAGAGAACAAAAGAGCCTTGTGCGAACCGCGACTAGTCGAGCTTCTCGCGCACACGTTCCAGTTCCGTCTGCACATACGCTTCCGGCGCACCCGCCGAACGCAGCAAGTACTCCGCCATGGCCAGCGCAACTTCACGCTCGCCGCTGAACACAGCATCCACGCCTTTCTCGCGCAGTGAGCGGGCCTCGCTCACAAAAGCTGTGTGCGCCAGAATGCGCGCATGCGGATTGACCGCGCGCGCTATGGGCGTCACTTCGCCAGCAGGGATGCTGGGGGTTGTCAGCAGCAGCGCCTCGGCCTTTTCCAGGCCAGCTTCGCGCAGCACTTCGGCCTGCATGGCATCGCCGTGCACCACGGGTACCCCTTCGCTGCGCAAAAGCCGCACAGTGTCGATATTCATTTCCACAACCACGGGCAGCATGCGGCTGTCCTGCAAAATGCGGCAGCAACTGCGGCCAACGGGGCCGTAGCCCACCACAACCACCCGCCCTCGGGTGCCTTCGTCCGGCACGATCAGGCAGGCCGAAGGTTCGGCAACGTTGCCGCGCTTGCGCTTCTCCCACCACAGCCCCAGATCCTTGGCCTTGCGGTACAGCATGGGGTTGAACGTGATGGAAATGATGGCCGCAGGAATGAGCGCATTGTTCACCCTCTGGTCAAAAACCCCAAGGCTGATGCCAAGACCCGCAAGAATAAAAGTAAATTCACCCACCTGCGACAGGGAGGCGGCCACGGGCAGCCCCAGCTTGAGAGGCTTGCGGAACAAACTTGTCATCAGCAGCGCCCCAAGGGGCTTCACAATCATGATGACAAAAAGAGTCGCCAGCATGAGGGGCCAGTCCTGCGCCAGCGAGGCGGGATCAAAGAGCATGCCCACAGACACAAAAAACAGCACGGCAAAGGCATCGCGCAGGGGCAGGGCTTCGGCGGCGGCACGGGCGCTGAACTCGGACTGCCCTACAACCATGCCAGCCAAAAAAGCGCCAAGCGCCATGGACGCTCCAAAAAACTCCGCCGCCGCCACGGCAATGCCAAGGGCCAGAGCCAGCACCGCAAGGGTAAACAGATCGCGGGTTCCCGTGCGGGCAACATAGCCCAGAAACAACGGGATAAGCTTTTGCCCGGCCACAAGCGTAAACACGGAGAGCGCCGCCAGTTTGAGCAGGGTCATGCCCAGGGCGCTCCAGAATTCGCCGCCCGGAGAAAGAACCGAAGGCAGGAGCACAAGCAGCAGGATGGTAAAGATATCTTCCACCACCAGCCAGCCCAGGGCCACATGCCCGGTGGTATTGTGCAGGTCATGGTTATCGGCAAGTACACGGGTAAGCACCACGGTGCTGGCAACAGAAATAGCCATGCCGTAGACCGCGCCGGACAGCAGATCAAAGCCGAAAAAATGCAACAGCCCCATGCTTGCCAGCGTTGCCAGCGATATCTGCGCCGCTGCGCCGCCAGTGGCAATGGCCCCCACGGCCAGCAGATCCTTGAGGTGAAAATGCAGGCCCACGCCAAACATCAGCAGGATAACGCCGATCTCCGCGCACTGGGCCGCCGTGGACGCATCGGCCACAAAGCCGGGGGAGTGAGGGCCTACGATGATGCCTGCGAGCAGATAGCCCACAAGCGGGGAAAGGCGCAGTTTCTGCGTGATAAAACCAAGAACCAGAGCGGCGGAAAGCCCCCCGGCAAGCGTAAGAATAAGATCTACGTCATGGGGCATGGATTGTGCTCCTTTGAGGCCATGAAAAGGCAGGCCGCAAACAGCTGAATGCCCGCTCTAGAGCTGTTAACGAATGGAATGGGTTAACTGCTCCGCAAGGATTTTCCTGAAAAATCCTTGCCACGAAATGCTCTAGTCGTCGGACTTCAGCCATTGCAGCCACAGGTTGCGTCGGCGGGGGCCGTCGCCCTCGCACAGGTAAACAGATTGCCAGGTGCCAAGGCACAGTTCGCCCTTCTCCACAATCAGCAGGAGGGATGGCCCATGCAGGGTGGTTTTTATGTGGGCATCACTGTTGCCCTCAGCGTGGCGGTAATCGCCATGCTCCGGAGCAAGGCGGCTAAAAAAGGCCAGCATGTCGCGCCGCACGTCAGGGTCTGCGCCTTCGTTGACCGTGAGGCCGCAAGTGGTGTGCGGGCAAAACAGAGCCAGAGCGCCGCTCTGCCAGCGGCCATCTGCGGCCTTGCGACGCACCAGCGAGCGTAGCTCCGCCGTGATGTCGACCATCTCGCAACGGCTGCGGGTGCTTATTTCGAGAGTTTCCACGGCTGCCTCAACTTGTGAATTCCAGCAGGTCGGAGCGGGCTATGCGGCCCAGCTCTTCACGCTGGTTTTCCGGCGTTTCGGTAAAGAGAAAACCAAACAGCCCGTAGCGCGTGAAATCGCTTTTGCGCACATGCAGCACACGGGCAAAGCCCCGGCTCAATGCCTCGTAATCAAAGTTGCGCACGGGCGGGCAGTTTTCCGGCTTGTTCAGCACAATGAGGGTGTAGAGCTTGCCTTCGCGCCCTGCCAGAGCCTTGTCCCAATCAGGCCGCCGCCCTTCCAGAAAGCAGCCGTAGGTGTGGAAGCCCCAGGAAAACAGGGTGACGTCCGTGCAGCACCAGCCCGCAAAACGCAGGGCATTGAATTCTATGGGCCGTATACGTCCCTGGGCGTCACGCCGCAGCTCCACATGGGTGGGAAAATTCCGCAGACCCAGCAAGGAGTTAACCTTGTTGAACCATGCCTCGAACTCCGCAAGGTGTGAGCGTACCACAGAAGCGCCCGTGTAGTACAGGCGGTCGCTCACGTCCGAAGCGGAAGCAAATTCGTGCCGCAGGATGTTGCAGATCACGGCCTGCCCCTGTGCGTCAAAGTACACATCCACGGCGTATTCATCGCCGTCAATGTATTCCTCGATGAGCCAGTCTTCGCTGTCCACCACGCTGTCTGGATACTGCTCGCGCCAGTGCGTTGCTTCCTGCTCAATGACGGCAAGGGCGGCCTGCCAGTCTTCGCGGGTGCGCACAATGCGCACGCCCAGGCTGAAAAAGCCCACAGAAGGCTTGACCACGCAGGGCAGGCGCAGTTCTTCAAAAGGCAGGTGGCGCAGGGCATCAAGGCTGAGTCTGCGATAGAAATAATCATCGTAGAGGGGGCGCAGCAACTCGCGGGTCCTGGCCTTGTTCTTGAGCTTTTCAATGCCGCTGACAAGCTCGGCATTGTCCACATGGTCGCAAACCCAGGCCAGGGAATTTTCCGAGCAGGTATAGATGCGCGGGGGCGCGCAGTCCGGGCAGGGCTTCCGGCCCTGGGCCGCAAATTCCGCTTCCGGTATGAGGTTCAGGGGCGCTGCGCCAGAAAGCGCGCGGGCGCGGGACAAGTCCCGCGCCACAGCATTGTCGAGCACCGGTTCCCGCCGGGCTGCCGCGTAGTCGAGCAGCTCTGGCGAGACGTATGGTTCATCAAAAATTATCATGCTCCTCCCAACACGCGGAAGTACACCGCGGGTTCCTTGAGCAGGCCGGCGTCCATGGTGCGCTGGAGGGCGTCGCTCATGGCGCGGGCCGTGGTTTCGTGGGTCATGAAGACCAGCGGCACGCCGTTGCCTTCATCGCTCTTCTGGATGACCTGAGCCATGCTGATGCCCTCGGCGGCCATGCAGCCCGAAAGATCACGCAGCACGCCGGGGGTGTCCTGCACCATGACGCGCACATAGTAGCACGAGCGCCATTCTTCCGGCGGCACGATGGAGGCCTTGGGCAATTCCTTGCCCACAAAGCCGGTGTTGTTGGGGCGTTCATCGCGGGCAACAGCCAGCAGATCGCCCAGCACGGCCCCGGCTGTGGGCAGATCGCCCGCGCCGCGCCCGTGGAAAAACAGCGGGCCGGAAGCGTTGGCGTCCACCCGCACGGCGTTGTACACGCCGCCCACGCGGGCAAGCAAAAATTTGTGGTACACTAGGGCGGGGAACACCCCGGCCTCAAGCCGGATGTTGCCTTCACCCTCAGCACCCTCGGCGCCGGGCACCTCGCGCACCTGACCAATGAGCTTGATGCGGTAGCCAAATTCGCGCGCAAGGCGGATATCCATGCCAGAAAGCCCGCGAATGCCGCGCACCGAAAGGGCCGTGTAGGGATAGTGCACCCCGTAGGCCAGACGGATAAGCAGAATAAGCTTGTGGGCGGCATCATGACCGTCAATGTCCAGCGTGGGATCGGCCTCGGCATAGCCCAGCTGCTGGGCCTGCTTGAGCGCAACGTCAAAATCCATGCCATTGCTGGTCATTTCAGACAAAATATAGTTGCTGGTGCCGTTGAGAATGCCCATGAGCGATTCAATCCGGTTGCCCGTGAGGCTTTCCTTCAGCGTTTCCACAATGGGGATGGCCCCGGCCACGCTGGCTTCGTAGCGCAGGATGCGCTTTTTGCGGTCAGCCTTCTGGAACAGGGCCAGACCTTCCTCGGCCAGCAGGGCCTTGTTGGCGGTGACGATGTGCTTGCCCTGATCAAGGGCGCGGTCGATGATGGTGCGGGCATTGTCGATGCCGCCGATCAGTTCCACCAGCACGTCAATTTCAGGATCATCGGTAAGCGCGCGGTAATCGGTGGTTAGCTCGGTTCCGGCTGGCAACGGGGCGCTGCGGGCCTTGGTGGCGTTGCGCACAAGCACCTTTTTGAGCACGATGTCGCGCCCGCAACGGCGGCGAATAAGATCGGCGTTTTCGTCAAGCAGACGCACAAGGCCGCCGCCCACGGTGCCGAATCCGGCAAGGCCCACTACCAGGGGTTTATCGCTGTTCTTTGTCATGTCGCCTCCGAATCTGCTGCCTAACCCCGGTCTGTCCGCCGCGGGCCTGCGCGGTTGTTGGCCATGTGCGGCCTTATGGTTGCTGCGGCGGGGCCGGAAAACCTCCCGACCCCGCCGATTTCAGTAATTCGGACCTCGCTTCTTACCGTCCGAAAAAACGGCTTTTGAAAGCGAAATTTTGTTCCCTGGCAAGAAAACGACCCGTTTCAGGCTGTCCAGGGGACAAATGATGCTTCCAAAACCTGTTTTGCCATCCTGCGGATTTTTGCCTTCCGGCAAGGAATGCGGGCTTTTTATGCAGGGAGTGTACTCTGATGGTACTCGACCGGAATAAAAAGACCGCCTGACGCCGCCGGAAGCAAAAAGGCGCGGAGTGCGAAACAGGTTTAGTCGGAGACGCCCGACAACAACCGCCGCATACTGCTAATAGCCTGCCGCGTGCGTTGATCGTTTTCAATCAGGGCAAAACGCACGTATTCGTCGCCGTAGGAGCCGAAGCCCAGGCCAGGCGAAACAGCCACGTGGGCCTCCTGCAACAGCAGCTTGGAGAATTCCACGGAGCCCATCTTGCGGAAGGGTTCGGGAATGTGCGCCCACACAAACATGGTCGCCTTGGGCGAAGGTGTTTCCCAGCCGATGCGGTTCAGGCCTTCGATGAGGCGGTCGCGCCGTTCCTGATATACATCGCGGATCTGGTGCACGCAGTCTTCGGGGCCGTTGAGGGCCACGGTGGAGGCAATCTGGATGGGCTGGAACATGCCGTAATCCAGATAGCTCTTGATGCGCGCCAGGGCATGAATAAGATCCTTGTTGCCCACGGCAAACCCCACGCGCCAGCCTGGCATGGAATAGCTCTTGGACAGGGAGTAGAATTCCACGCCCACATCCTTGGCGCCCTTGGCCTGCAAAAAGCTGGGGGCCTTGTAGCCGTCAAATACCAGATCGGCGTAAGCCAGATCATGCACAACCCAGATGTGGTTTTCCTTGGCGAAGTCCACAATCTTCTGGAAGAATTCCAGATCCGTCACTTCGGTGGTGGGGTTGTGCGGATAGCAGATGAAAAGCACCTTGGGCTTGGGCCAGGCCTGACGCATGGCGGCCTCAAGGTCTTCAAAAAAGTTGCGGCCAGGGCCGATGGGCACGCTGCGCACGTCCGCGCCTGCAATGATGGGCGCGTACTTGTGGATGGGGTAGGTCGGGTCGGGTGCGAGCACCACATCGCCGGGCTCAAGAATAGCCAGCGAAAGGTGGGCCAGGCCTTCCTTGGAACCCAGGGTCACGATGGCTTCGCTGTCAGGGTCGAGCTGCACGCCGTAGTGGCGGGCATAGCGATCACAGATGGCTTTGCGCAGGTTCGGAATACCGCGCGAAAGCGAGTAGCGGTGGTTCACCGGCTTCTGTGCTGCCTCAACAAGCTTTTCGACGATGGGTGCGGGCGTTGCGATGTCCGGATTGCCCATGCTGAAGTCCACGATGTCGATATTCTGCCGACGCAGCCGCATTTTGAGGTCTCCCACCACCGCAAAAACATAGGGGGGGAGGCGGCGAATCCGCGAAAACTCTTCCATGTCTGATAGCTCCTAAGTTGATCGACATGCAGTCTGTCCCATGCGCTCGCAACAGGTCACGCCCGCACCATGCAGGCATGGACTCCACCCTGCCGCGCAGCCCCACAGGAAGCCCGTGCGTTTACCGGGCGCTCACATCGCGCCGGAAACGATTTTGTCAAGCCGCAGCATAGCCAGCCGCGCGCCTGTTTGTAAAGCATTGCGGGCCGCAGAACCCCTTGAGGGGGCATGTTTTTTATATGGTTTACGGCGAAATGCCGCCAACTGCGCTTTGCCTTCAGCGCATAGTTGTGTATCCTTGATAAATATCTCGAATCCTGCGGAGGCAAACCATGGAAGATCATATTCGCTTTGACAGGCAAAATCTTGCGCTGCACCTGCTTGACCAGCGCTTGCTGCCAGAGCAGGAAACCGAAGTGATCTGCCGCAATACAGACGACATTGTATCGGCGTTACAAACCATGGTTGTGCGCGGGGCTCCGGCCATTGGCGTCACTGCGGCCTGGGGCTGCGCCCTTGCGCTGAACGAAACCAGCGGCCCCGGCTGGGCCACCCAGCTTGAAGAACTGCTCGACCGCATTGCCAATGCCCGACCCACCGCCGTAAACCTGCGCTGGGCCGTTGAACGCATGCGCAGATGCTGGTGGAAGGGCATGAACAGCGGACGCGGCGACCGCGCCCCCCTGCTCGCGGCCTTTCTTGACGAGGCCGCCAGAATGCAGGCCGAAGATGTGGAAGCATGCAAGACTCTGGGCCGTTTTGGCGCGGATTGCCTGAAAGACGGCGACACCGTGCTCACCCACTGCAATGCTGGCGCCCTGGCCACTGCGGGCTATGGCACGGCGCTTGGGGTTATTCGAGGTGCTGTGGAGCAGGGCAAACGCATCAAGGTTATTGCCGATGAAACACGGCCCTTCCTCCAGGGCGCGCGCCTCACGGCCTGGGAACTGCACAAGGACAATATCCCCGTTACTGTTGCCTGCGACAATGCCTGCGCGCTGCTCATGAGCAAGGGGCTCGTGCAGTCTGTGGTGGTTGGGGCAGACCGCATTGCCGCCAACGGCGACGCGGCCAACAAGATCGGCACCTATGGCGTTGCCCTGCTGGCAAAGCACTTCAATATTCCTTTCTACGTGGCTGCCCCGCTCTCCACCATTGACCCCACAACGTCCGACGGCAGCGGCATTCCCATTGAGCAGCGCCCGGAACGCGAGGTCACCCACGTGGGTGATACGCGCCTTACGCCCGCAGATGTGCCCGTATACAATTTTGCTTTTGACGTAACCCCGGCAGAACTCATCACCGGCATCATCACCGAAAAAGGCGTGTTGCAGCCGCCCTACGGGCTTGCCATCTGGGCAGCCCTCAACGAGGCCAGCGCCGCGCCCGAGGTGGATGACGCCGGGATTATTGAGCGTTAGGGGTTCAGCATGAAAGAGCTTGTTCTTGTTATTGGCCCGGCACTGCCGGATGCGGCACGCGCGCTGTGCACGGCCCCGGGCTACAGCCCCAGCGGCAAAGCCGAAACAGAGTCGGGTCAGGCCCTGCCCGAACGGCTTGTTGCCCACTGGGACGGGTGGGAAGCGCCCAATGGCGAAATTTCGCTGTCTGCGCGCCTGCGCGATGAACTGACGACCATCCGCGCCGAGCATATGGCCTGGGCACACGATTTGGGACGCATGCGCGTTGGCGGGCGCGAAGTGCAGCAGCATCTGCGTTGCGGCGAAAAGCTCTCCATGTGGTGGTGTTCGCTGCTGTACGAGCGCCATCCCAAAATGACGCCCGGCC
This window harbors:
- the prfA gene encoding peptide chain release factor 1, giving the protein MFAKLEGLEKKFMELEHSLAEPDVFNDQEHYRKLTKAHADLRDIVGMYRRHKALLQEQAENKLLLRDEDPEMRELAHEDLRRIEKELPEVEQELKLMLLPKDPLDEKNTILEIRAGTGGEEAALFAADLFRMYSRYAEVKGWKVELMSESPSESGGLKEVICLISGNKVYSRLKFEAGTHRVQRVPATEAQGRIHTSAATVAVMPEAEEVDVEIRPEDLRIDIYRASGAGGQHVNKTESAVRITHLPTNTVVTCQDERSQHKNKARAMKVLASRILAAERERYNSEISADRKSQVGSGDRSERIRTYNFPQGRCTDHRINLTLYSLDRIMEGEIDPLIEALSTVAQADALKAQASD
- a CDS encoding DUF1385 domain-containing protein, which translates into the protein MEGVMMRHGDVYGLAVRQTDGVIRAMRCPWFSLTRSPWLKKPFVRGFPVLLETLVNGIKALNRSVEAVAQSEQEEISGWHLVLTLILALLMAVGLFVVVPHLLSLVMLWARLGGDVEGLSFHLWDGFFKCCIFMGYIKAISYVPDIRRVFQYHGAEHKTIHAYEAGGDVDAAAAMGKSRLHPRCGTTFLLFVISISILLHAVLVPLMLSIYTPQGEVAKHALTIGVKLLLMVPISALAYELIRYAAKLPEGLLATVLRAPGLALQRLTTYEPDESQLEVAVVALREALGPDDGAKVRTVAYTTE
- the rpmE gene encoding 50S ribosomal protein L31, with the protein product MKNDIHPKVFNATITCACGNEEHVLSTKGEQVSVEVCSACHPFFTGKQRFLDTAGRIDRFRKKYAKFDQ
- a CDS encoding TlyA family RNA methyltransferase, which encodes MPKSPRQRADQLVFEQGLAESREQARRLIMAGKIILEQTVPGAPPQVVPKPGHPFAADTVFALLEPERYVSRGAYKLLTILEHFTLDVTGFVCLDAGASTGGFTDCLLQRGAKRVYAVDVGKNQLHERLRADDRVVNLEGVNLRHAEQSLIPEMVDLVVADVSFISLTLVLPSCMPWLKPGGMLATLIKPQFELGPGETVKGVVRDEAARQRAVDKILLFTQANLGLACQGVLPAAIKGPKGNQEYMALFARQGQANA
- a CDS encoding DNA polymerase IV, coding for MIIHIDMDAFFASVEQMDDPSLRGKPVIVGGEQRGVVSTCSYEARIFGVHSAMPMATARRLCPQAIVVRGRYARYAELSRAVMAALGEFSPLVEQASVDEAYVDATGLERLFGSLEELLLRIKERVREATGGLTCSAGAAPVKFLAKICSDINKPDGIFILRPEEVDAFLATLPVGKIPGVGKRMVESLQGLGVRTVGQLRRYSLDFMLRKYGKWGGVLYERVHGRDPRGIETERAAKSESAECTFNEDTRDRDFLQRMLLAHAERVGASLRRHGYRGRTVTLKVKYTDFRQVTRSRTLPEGINATETIFEVGCALLRELPLPQPVRLIGLGVSGFDAPVAQLVLPGAVKPATQGLDPQVEARRQKLDAALDDLRSRFGKKAVQRGRLFTPAEKKTAAAPVQSSAGDADAADANESDREE
- a CDS encoding cation:proton antiporter yields the protein MPHDVDLILTLAGGLSAALVLGFITQKLRLSPLVGYLLAGIIVGPHSPGFVADASTAAQCAEIGVILLMFGVGLHFHLKDLLAVGAIATGGAAAQISLATLASMGLLHFFGFDLLSGAVYGMAISVASTVVLTRVLADNHDLHNTTGHVALGWLVVEDIFTILLLVLLPSVLSPGGEFWSALGMTLLKLAALSVFTLVAGQKLIPLFLGYVARTGTRDLFTLAVLALALGIAVAAAEFFGASMALGAFLAGMVVGQSEFSARAAAEALPLRDAFAVLFFVSVGMLFDPASLAQDWPLMLATLFVIMIVKPLGALLMTSLFRKPLKLGLPVAASLSQVGEFTFILAGLGISLGVFDQRVNNALIPAAIISITFNPMLYRKAKDLGLWWEKRKRGNVAEPSACLIVPDEGTRGRVVVVGYGPVGRSCCRILQDSRMLPVVVEMNIDTVRLLRSEGVPVVHGDAMQAEVLREAGLEKAEALLLTTPSIPAGEVTPIARAVNPHARILAHTAFVSEARSLREKGVDAVFSGEREVALAMAEYLLRSAGAPEAYVQTELERVREKLD
- a CDS encoding secondary thiamine-phosphate synthase enzyme YjbQ produces the protein METLEISTRSRCEMVDITAELRSLVRRKAADGRWQSGALALFCPHTTCGLTVNEGADPDVRRDMLAFFSRLAPEHGDYRHAEGNSDAHIKTTLHGPSLLLIVEKGELCLGTWQSVYLCEGDGPRRRNLWLQWLKSDD
- a CDS encoding ATP-grasp domain-containing protein; this encodes MIIFDEPYVSPELLDYAAARREPVLDNAVARDLSRARALSGAAPLNLIPEAEFAAQGRKPCPDCAPPRIYTCSENSLAWVCDHVDNAELVSGIEKLKNKARTRELLRPLYDDYFYRRLSLDALRHLPFEELRLPCVVKPSVGFFSLGVRIVRTREDWQAALAVIEQEATHWREQYPDSVVDSEDWLIEEYIDGDEYAVDVYFDAQGQAVICNILRHEFASASDVSDRLYYTGASVVRSHLAEFEAWFNKVNSLLGLRNFPTHVELRRDAQGRIRPIEFNALRFAGWCCTDVTLFSWGFHTYGCFLEGRRPDWDKALAGREGKLYTLIVLNKPENCPPVRNFDYEALSRGFARVLHVRKSDFTRYGLFGFLFTETPENQREELGRIARSDLLEFTS